A window of Elusimicrobiota bacterium contains these coding sequences:
- a CDS encoding glycogen-binding domain-containing protein — translation MEILERSDGMTDLTVDSTAATRRSRGAALFALTALGLMAPATLRVGRDLAALDRARGATPRSLAASVPVFRAPSPVVLRAPEDGLRPVAFRLLAPAAQSVWVGGSFNDFNAADHPLTRTADGVWETTVPLAPGRYEYKFKVDGRWELDPANPERTPAPRECSLLEIGS, via the coding sequence GTGGAAATCCTTGAACGGAGCGACGGCATGACCGATTTGACGGTGGATTCAACGGCGGCGACCCGGAGGTCCCGGGGGGCGGCGCTCTTCGCCCTGACGGCCCTGGGCCTTATGGCGCCGGCCACCCTGCGAGTGGGGCGCGACTTGGCCGCGCTGGACCGCGCCCGGGGCGCCACGCCCCGCTCCCTGGCGGCCTCGGTTCCCGTTTTTCGGGCGCCTTCGCCCGTCGTTCTTCGAGCGCCCGAGGACGGCCTTCGGCCCGTGGCGTTCCGCCTCTTGGCCCCGGCGGCCCAATCCGTGTGGGTCGGGGGTTCCTTCAACGATTTTAACGCGGCCGACCATCCGCTGACGCGCACCGCGGACGGCGTGTGGGAAACCACCGTGCCCTTGGCCCCCGGCCGCTACGAATACAAATTCAAAGTCGACGGCCGGTGGGAGCTGGACCCCGCCAACCCCGAACGCACCCCGGCGCCCCGGGAATGTTCCTTGCTGGAGATCGGCTCGTGA
- a CDS encoding radical SAM protein, whose translation MTTATAVSLVYEYDGGLYVNLTSRCPTACAFCIKFSWDYKYRGHDLKLPAEPTVEDILNAAPPDLSKYREVVFCGYGESTYRLPEMKTLAAAFRARGARRVRLNTVGLGNLINGRNIAPELTFLDAVSISLNTVDPDTYLKIMRPRPEFRDRALDSVKEFIAECARAVPNTTVTAVALPGVDPAGVEAVAHAAGAKYRLRPHLDAYEED comes from the coding sequence GTGACCACCGCCACGGCCGTGTCCCTGGTGTATGAGTATGACGGCGGCTTGTACGTTAATTTGACCAGCCGCTGCCCCACGGCCTGCGCTTTTTGCATCAAGTTTTCCTGGGACTACAAGTATCGGGGCCACGATTTGAAATTGCCGGCGGAGCCCACCGTGGAGGACATTTTGAACGCGGCTCCCCCGGACCTTTCCAAATACCGCGAGGTGGTTTTCTGCGGCTACGGGGAATCCACCTATCGGTTGCCGGAAATGAAAACCCTCGCGGCGGCCTTCCGCGCCCGGGGCGCCCGGCGGGTCCGCCTCAACACCGTGGGCCTCGGCAACCTGATCAACGGGCGGAACATCGCCCCGGAGCTGACCTTCTTGGACGCGGTGTCCATCAGCCTCAACACCGTCGATCCCGACACCTACCTTAAAATCATGCGACCCCGGCCGGAGTTTCGGGACCGGGCCCTGGACAGCGTCAAGGAATTCATCGCCGAATGCGCCCGGGCCGTGCCGAACACCACGGTGACCGCCGTGGCTCTCCCCGGGGTGGACCCCGCGGGCGTGGAAGCCGTCGCCCACGCCGCGGGCGCCAAATACCGCCTGCGGCCCCACCTGGACGCCTACGAAGAAGACTGA
- the rplU gene encoding 50S ribosomal protein L21: protein MTEQTTYAVIRTGGKQYRVTAGEKLKIQKLPEAAGDAVTFSEVLLVKDGDALKTGRPTVAGAAVKGQVLRQFRDKKVLVFKKRRKKGYKKLQGHRQDLTEVLIESIQTGN, encoded by the coding sequence ATGACCGAACAAACGACCTACGCCGTTATCCGCACGGGCGGCAAACAATACCGTGTGACCGCGGGCGAAAAGCTCAAGATCCAGAAGCTTCCCGAAGCGGCCGGCGACGCCGTGACTTTTTCCGAAGTGCTTCTCGTCAAAGACGGGGACGCGCTCAAGACCGGCCGCCCCACCGTGGCCGGCGCGGCCGTCAAGGGCCAGGTGTTGCGCCAATTCCGCGACAAGAAAGTTCTCGTTTTCAAGAAACGCCGGAAAAAAGGCTACAAAAAACTCCAGGGCCACCGGCAGGACCTGACCGAAGTGCTGATCGAATCGATTCAAACGGGGAACTGA
- the rpmA gene encoding 50S ribosomal protein L27 has translation MASVKSQGSTSNGRDSHGQRLGIKAFGGEKVTAGSVIVRQRGTPIAAGTNTAVGKDDTIFATATGVVKFEFRRGTLGRSGGRRRVSVYPIAANA, from the coding sequence ATGGCATCCGTAAAATCCCAAGGCTCCACCTCCAACGGCCGCGATTCCCACGGCCAGCGGCTCGGCATCAAGGCGTTCGGCGGCGAAAAAGTGACGGCCGGCTCCGTCATCGTCCGCCAGCGCGGCACCCCCATTGCGGCGGGAACCAACACCGCCGTGGGCAAAGACGACACCATTTTCGCCACCGCCACCGGCGTCGTGAAATTCGAATTTCGACGGGGCACCCTGGGCCGTTCCGGTGGTCGTCGGCGCGTCTCCGTTTACCCCATCGCGGCCAACGCTTAA
- the obgE gene encoding GTPase ObgE, with the protein MNFVDRATLHLLGGKGGDGCLSFRREKYIEMGGPDGATGGKGGDVWLLADPQKNTLYDFTYRPQYRAEDGVNGRGRDQTGAEGEDLTIRVPPGTLVFRDGRLLADLKVAGDKFLAARGGRGGRGNASFKTSANTAPHLSEKGEPGQDVKVDLELKLLADVGLVGFPNAGKSTFLSVVTQARPKIANYPFTTLTPNLGVCAVHGATFVLADIPGLIEGAHTGKGLGDEFLRHVERTRVLIHLVDLSGYEDKTPLKTFRALNEELSSYSPKLAEKPQIVAATKMDLTDSDKALTAFRKGLKGVPVFPISSATGKGVKELLSAVQKTLAEAPEAPVFQPERLDVVLEPDYRAEKTADHRFRVWGREVERLMVVTHFDQDEAVARFQKILKKMGVEDELRRRGAVSGDVVTVGEYEFTYRPDMGDRPVAAGRSAPRRPSERTKDVPSRSFSESKSRGRTAPPRVPFGDPKDYRRAERIGGTRRRSRNSGKMKK; encoded by the coding sequence ATGAACTTTGTTGACCGCGCCACCCTCCATCTCCTGGGCGGCAAGGGGGGCGACGGCTGCCTCTCTTTCCGACGGGAAAAGTACATCGAAATGGGCGGCCCCGACGGCGCCACCGGCGGCAAGGGCGGGGACGTCTGGCTCCTGGCCGACCCCCAAAAAAACACCCTCTACGATTTCACCTACCGGCCCCAGTACCGGGCCGAGGACGGCGTCAATGGCCGCGGCCGGGATCAAACCGGTGCCGAGGGCGAAGACCTGACCATCCGCGTGCCTCCCGGCACCCTGGTGTTCCGGGACGGCCGCCTTCTGGCGGACCTCAAAGTCGCCGGGGACAAATTTTTGGCCGCCCGGGGCGGCCGGGGCGGGCGCGGAAACGCCAGCTTCAAAACTTCGGCCAACACCGCCCCCCACCTGTCGGAAAAGGGCGAGCCCGGTCAAGACGTCAAAGTTGATTTGGAACTCAAACTTCTGGCCGACGTGGGTCTGGTGGGTTTCCCCAACGCGGGGAAAAGCACCTTCCTCTCGGTGGTCACCCAGGCGCGGCCCAAGATCGCCAACTACCCCTTCACGACTCTCACCCCCAACCTCGGCGTCTGCGCCGTCCACGGAGCCACTTTCGTTTTGGCCGACATCCCCGGCTTGATCGAAGGAGCCCACACGGGCAAGGGCCTGGGCGACGAGTTTTTGCGGCACGTGGAGCGGACGCGGGTCCTGATCCACTTGGTGGACCTCTCGGGCTACGAAGACAAAACGCCGCTCAAAACCTTCCGCGCTTTAAACGAGGAACTCTCCTCCTATTCCCCCAAACTGGCGGAGAAGCCCCAAATCGTCGCCGCCACAAAAATGGACCTGACCGATTCGGACAAGGCCCTGACGGCCTTTCGCAAAGGCCTCAAGGGCGTTCCCGTTTTCCCCATCTCCTCGGCCACGGGCAAAGGGGTCAAAGAGCTTCTTTCCGCCGTGCAGAAAACCCTGGCCGAAGCCCCCGAAGCCCCCGTCTTTCAGCCGGAGCGCCTGGACGTGGTGCTGGAGCCGGATTACCGCGCCGAGAAAACCGCCGACCACCGCTTCCGCGTCTGGGGCCGCGAGGTGGAGCGCCTCATGGTCGTCACCCATTTCGATCAGGACGAAGCCGTGGCCCGTTTTCAAAAGATTCTTAAAAAAATGGGCGTCGAAGACGAACTGCGCCGCCGGGGCGCCGTGTCGGGCGACGTTGTGACCGTCGGCGAGTATGAATTCACCTACCGGCCCGACATGGGCGACCGCCCCGTGGCCGCCGGCCGCTCGGCCCCCCGCCGACCGTCGGAACGAACCAAGGACGTGCCCAGCCGTTCCTTCAGCGAATCCAAGAGCCGCGGGCGGACCGCCCCGCCCCGGGTGCCCTTCGGCGATCCCAAGGATTACCGGCGGGCCGAGCGCATCGGGGGCACCCGGCGCCGTTCCCGGAACTCGGGAAAAATGAAAAAATAA
- the proB gene encoding glutamate 5-kinase: MSLTSRQRLVVKVGTAILSRAEGGLNRARLRQLAEELSGLQKKNFAPLVVSSGAIGAGMDAFGWRVRPTALRDKQAAAAVGQVALMEAYKAAFGEFGVTVAQILLTRSDLEDRERYLNIRHTLTALLERGVLPVLNENDTVATDEIKFGDNDSLSALVAAKMDAGHLFILTDVDGLLTSTGAEGQLLPEVFQITPDIEALVRAGAGSAKSVGGMASKLSAARLAMASGVEVWIASGRKPGIVRDILEGHGRGTRFAPQEEALSARKRWIAFGRRVKGALHVDAGAAQALVDGKRSLLPAGIARVEGAFSAGDTVKILNAAGREIARGLAAHGSGDLQKIKGRRSSEIESVLGHPAPAEVVHRDNLIVL; the protein is encoded by the coding sequence ATGTCCCTCACCTCCCGTCAACGCCTGGTGGTTAAAGTCGGCACGGCGATCTTAAGCCGCGCCGAAGGCGGCTTAAACCGCGCCCGTCTCCGCCAATTGGCCGAGGAACTTTCCGGCCTTCAAAAGAAAAATTTCGCCCCCCTCGTCGTGTCCTCCGGCGCCATCGGCGCCGGCATGGACGCCTTCGGTTGGCGCGTGCGCCCCACCGCTCTGCGGGACAAACAGGCCGCGGCCGCCGTGGGCCAAGTGGCCTTGATGGAAGCCTACAAGGCGGCCTTCGGGGAATTCGGCGTCACCGTCGCCCAAATCCTCCTCACCCGCTCGGACCTGGAAGACCGGGAACGCTACCTCAACATCCGCCACACTCTCACCGCCCTTTTGGAACGGGGCGTTCTCCCCGTCCTGAACGAAAACGACACCGTGGCCACCGACGAAATCAAGTTCGGCGACAACGACTCCCTCTCGGCCCTGGTGGCGGCCAAGATGGACGCGGGGCATCTCTTTATCCTGACCGACGTGGACGGCCTCTTGACCAGCACCGGGGCCGAAGGCCAACTTCTGCCCGAAGTCTTTCAAATCACCCCCGACATCGAAGCCCTGGTCCGGGCCGGGGCGGGCTCCGCCAAAAGCGTGGGCGGCATGGCCTCCAAACTTTCGGCCGCGCGACTGGCCATGGCCTCGGGCGTGGAAGTCTGGATCGCCTCGGGCCGAAAACCCGGCATCGTTCGGGACATATTGGAAGGGCACGGCCGGGGCACCCGGTTCGCTCCCCAGGAAGAGGCCTTGAGCGCTCGAAAACGCTGGATCGCCTTCGGCCGCCGGGTGAAGGGCGCCCTCCATGTGGACGCGGGCGCCGCCCAGGCCCTGGTGGACGGCAAGCGCAGCCTCCTGCCCGCGGGCATCGCCCGGGTGGAAGGCGCCTTCTCCGCGGGGGACACCGTCAAAATCCTGAACGCGGCCGGCCGGGAAATCGCCCGGGGCCTGGCGGCCCACGGCTCCGGCGACCTGCAGAAAATCAAAGGTCGCCGCTCCTCCGAAATCGAGTCGGTCCTGGGCCATCCCGCCCCCGCCGAAGTCGTCCACCGGGACAATCTCATCGTTCTCTAA
- a CDS encoding alpha/beta hydrolase yields the protein MKKWASGILSFFLLAGCTAHRIFYFPDSKLYVDPDKLGLPYEVVTYPSLNGKQLVGVYFKAEGPAVGTVVHCHGNAHNVSDHFPLALFLRKGGFDVLSFDYQGFGASEGRPSPEGTIEDAVASVHYASSRLAPGAQGVVLFGQSLGVAVAVGAAVREPAVKALVLEGGFNSYRVITRTVLRRSWILWPVSAILPPILVRKTWDPEKIVAEISPRPLLVIHGTADRVVPAVLSERLFARAREPKKLWLIPGAGHLQCHRVAGAAYEEKVIGFYRRALGLTENN from the coding sequence ATGAAAAAATGGGCCTCGGGAATTCTGTCGTTTTTTCTGCTGGCGGGTTGCACCGCCCACCGAATATTCTATTTCCCCGATTCAAAGCTTTACGTGGACCCGGACAAATTGGGCCTGCCCTACGAGGTGGTGACCTACCCCAGCCTCAATGGGAAACAATTGGTCGGCGTGTATTTTAAAGCGGAGGGACCGGCCGTCGGCACCGTGGTCCATTGCCACGGGAACGCCCACAACGTGTCGGACCACTTCCCCCTGGCCTTGTTTCTTCGCAAGGGCGGTTTCGATGTTTTGTCTTTCGACTACCAGGGATTCGGCGCCTCGGAAGGCCGGCCTTCGCCGGAGGGGACCATTGAAGACGCGGTGGCGAGCGTTCATTACGCGTCCTCCCGCCTGGCGCCCGGAGCCCAGGGCGTCGTGCTCTTCGGCCAGTCCCTGGGCGTGGCGGTGGCCGTGGGCGCGGCGGTTCGGGAACCCGCGGTTAAAGCGTTGGTGTTGGAGGGGGGATTCAATTCCTACCGAGTGATCACCCGGACGGTTCTTCGACGCAGTTGGATTTTATGGCCCGTTTCGGCGATCTTGCCCCCGATCCTGGTCCGAAAGACTTGGGACCCGGAAAAAATCGTCGCCGAAATTTCCCCGCGTCCTCTCCTGGTGATACACGGCACCGCGGACCGGGTGGTGCCGGCGGTCCTTTCGGAGCGGCTCTTCGCCCGGGCCCGGGAGCCCAAGAAACTCTGGCTGATCCCCGGGGCCGGTCATTTGCAATGCCACCGCGTGGCGGGGGCGGCCTACGAAGAAAAAGTGATCGGCTTTTACCGCCGGGCCCTGGGGCTTACAGAAAATAATTGA
- a CDS encoding DUF4105 domain-containing protein has protein sequence MRRSLMFFLFLAPLALRAADTAYLDALRERARANALADDPRWRALLHMKKNWRGRWGSSVDGKDFFLSPRGTADAAAELDATLVAFFDPPPADTDTLHPQGLFPARYDYLKEALGFDGTRLPEISSPRLEKWRQNLDVNGVSLVFATAYLNNPASMFGHTFLRLHRRGAGGADPLLDYTANFAAVTGETNGLAFAVKGLLGGYPGKFSTHPYYMKIQQYNNMENRDLWEFDLALSTAQIRRLMDHLWEMGPTYFDYFFLTENCSYQLLPLLEVAIPELSLSGGFSWKAIPVDTLRRVLAAPGLATARRGRPAQLKFILARRALLSPTERRWVERASRPGPLPSAEAFPPERRALLWESAYDYYRLRHKFRRYGSPAEEAMERQLLLERSRVPAPAPDVSSAALAALEPPEVSHPTGRLGLGTGRGAGQGFEELELRTSLHDLTDPSPGFPRGSRLSMFTVKLRYLNETNRASLERGTLVDIFSLTPWDPWARSPSWRFFMGWDRARDRFKKPSGGSHFTLNGGSGLSAKTPGNWPAILYARIDADAGLGGVFRENARVGWGGTGGVLWASFSPIKISAEGGVIHYAWGQVDTVTRWTATAGWSLTPRWLLRTEFSRTGIYQEAAASLNYFL, from the coding sequence ATGCGACGATCCCTGATGTTTTTCCTGTTCCTGGCGCCCCTCGCCCTTCGGGCGGCGGACACCGCCTATTTGGACGCCCTGCGGGAGCGCGCCCGGGCCAACGCCCTGGCCGACGATCCCCGCTGGCGGGCCCTCCTCCACATGAAAAAAAATTGGCGGGGCCGATGGGGAAGTTCGGTGGACGGGAAGGACTTTTTCCTCTCCCCCCGGGGAACGGCCGACGCGGCCGCAGAGCTGGACGCCACGTTGGTGGCGTTCTTCGACCCGCCGCCCGCCGACACGGACACCCTCCACCCCCAAGGGCTCTTCCCGGCCCGCTACGATTACTTAAAAGAAGCCCTCGGGTTCGACGGGACCCGCCTGCCCGAAATTTCGTCGCCCCGCCTCGAAAAGTGGCGGCAAAACCTGGACGTGAACGGGGTTTCCCTGGTGTTCGCCACGGCCTATTTGAACAACCCGGCCTCCATGTTCGGCCACACGTTCCTTCGGCTCCATCGCCGGGGCGCCGGCGGGGCCGACCCGCTCCTGGATTACACGGCCAATTTCGCGGCCGTGACCGGCGAGACCAACGGCCTGGCCTTCGCCGTCAAAGGTCTCCTGGGCGGCTACCCGGGGAAATTCTCCACCCACCCCTACTACATGAAGATCCAGCAGTACAACAACATGGAGAACCGCGACCTCTGGGAATTCGACTTGGCCCTCTCCACCGCCCAGATCCGCCGCCTCATGGACCATCTGTGGGAGATGGGGCCCACCTATTTCGATTACTTTTTTCTGACGGAAAATTGCTCCTACCAACTGCTGCCCCTGCTGGAGGTGGCGATCCCGGAGCTCTCCCTGAGCGGCGGGTTTTCCTGGAAGGCGATTCCCGTGGATACCCTGCGGCGGGTGCTCGCCGCGCCGGGATTGGCGACCGCGCGACGGGGGCGGCCCGCCCAACTGAAATTTATTTTGGCCCGGCGGGCCCTTCTATCTCCAACGGAGCGGCGATGGGTGGAGCGGGCCTCCCGGCCGGGGCCGCTTCCGAGCGCCGAGGCCTTTCCCCCGGAGCGACGGGCGCTCCTGTGGGAATCCGCTTACGATTATTACCGCCTGCGCCACAAATTCCGCCGCTACGGTTCCCCGGCCGAGGAAGCGATGGAGCGGCAATTGTTGCTGGAGCGGAGCCGCGTCCCCGCGCCCGCGCCGGACGTTTCCTCGGCGGCCCTGGCCGCCCTGGAGCCCCCCGAGGTCAGCCACCCCACGGGTCGGTTGGGCCTGGGAACGGGTCGTGGGGCCGGACAGGGCTTCGAAGAACTGGAGCTTCGCACCTCGCTCCACGATTTAACCGACCCGTCGCCGGGGTTTCCCCGGGGGAGCCGACTCAGTATGTTCACCGTGAAGCTTCGTTATTTGAACGAAACGAACCGGGCGTCTCTGGAGCGGGGCACCTTGGTGGATATTTTTTCCCTGACGCCCTGGGACCCCTGGGCGCGCTCGCCGTCCTGGCGGTTTTTCATGGGGTGGGACCGGGCCCGGGATCGTTTTAAAAAGCCGAGCGGGGGTTCGCATTTCACGCTCAACGGCGGGTCGGGCCTTTCGGCGAAAACACCGGGGAATTGGCCCGCGATCCTCTACGCGCGGATCGACGCCGACGCGGGCCTGGGCGGGGTCTTTCGGGAGAACGCCCGGGTGGGGTGGGGGGGGACGGGGGGCGTTCTGTGGGCGTCTTTTTCGCCGATAAAAATTTCGGCGGAGGGGGGCGTGATTCACTACGCCTGGGGGCAAGTCGACACGGTCACGCGCTGGACCGCCACCGCGGGTTGGTCACTGACGCCCCGCTGGCTTCTACGGACGGAGTTTTCACGGACCGGGATTTACCAAGAAGCCGCGGCTTCCCTCAATTATTTTCTGTAA
- a CDS encoding DUF3015 domain-containing protein, with the protein MKKLLALGFVAAMIPSLALAKGGNHPMGGCGLGYVLFGNSDNTPVMQILAATTNGSSANQTFGMTSGTSGCTEDGAVKFVKEVEVYAEINMKDLSRDMVNGQGEYLSAFARLLGVKAEKQADFGAFVRSNYGALVPSAATTSVEMLNALADKLAGRTDLLG; encoded by the coding sequence ATGAAAAAGTTGTTGGCACTCGGATTCGTTGCGGCAATGATCCCCTCTCTCGCGCTCGCCAAGGGCGGCAATCATCCCATGGGCGGTTGCGGGTTGGGTTACGTTCTCTTCGGCAACAGCGACAACACGCCGGTCATGCAGATTTTGGCCGCCACAACCAACGGCTCCTCGGCCAACCAGACCTTCGGCATGACCTCCGGGACCTCGGGCTGCACCGAAGACGGCGCGGTCAAGTTCGTGAAGGAAGTCGAAGTCTACGCGGAAATCAACATGAAGGACCTCTCCCGCGACATGGTGAACGGCCAGGGCGAATACCTCTCGGCCTTCGCGCGCCTCCTGGGCGTCAAAGCGGAGAAGCAGGCCGATTTCGGCGCCTTCGTGCGTTCGAACTACGGCGCGCTGGTTCCCTCGGCGGCCACGACCTCGGTTGAAATGCTGAACGCCCTGGCGGACAAGCTCGCCGGGCGCACGGACCTCCTCGGCTAA
- a CDS encoding response regulator: protein MKATFMYIPHKPGEINGSRRPRSALAARPSTAYLYPMAKVLVADDSAVLLKIARLVFEKAGHAVETAADGRIALERARAVRPDLIVLDAEMPVMTGLETCRTLKAEPATSAIPIHIYTGHDIDGPTAAAFRAAGAAGVHAKPYTASALLALLPR from the coding sequence GTGAAAGCGACTTTCATGTATATACCACACAAACCCGGGGAAATCAACGGAAGCCGCCGACCGCGATCGGCCCTTGCGGCGAGGCCTTCCACGGCGTATCTTTACCCCATGGCCAAGGTCCTGGTGGCGGACGATTCGGCGGTTTTGCTCAAGATCGCCCGTCTCGTTTTTGAAAAGGCGGGTCACGCGGTCGAGACCGCGGCCGACGGCCGGATCGCCCTCGAGCGCGCCCGGGCGGTCCGCCCCGACCTGATCGTTTTGGACGCCGAAATGCCGGTGATGACCGGCCTGGAAACCTGCCGGACCCTCAAAGCCGAACCGGCGACGTCCGCCATCCCGATCCACATCTACACCGGGCACGACATCGACGGCCCCACGGCCGCCGCCTTCCGGGCGGCCGGCGCGGCGGGCGTTCACGCCAAACCCTACACCGCCTCCGCCCTCCTCGCCCTCCTCCCCCGCTGA
- the tadA gene encoding Flp pilus assembly complex ATPase component TadA, which translates to MATEHSFQDEWIVKIAEPLGLPPDVVPGLRQDREPSLASALLRRGIVDWPRLADAVARAYSVPPLDLNATHVEKSALTLLTQPVCEKLRLLPLRLTNTTITVAMANPLDADALRETRLLAAREVEAVYALPEKIDALVAECYSDDMMVVDLIEKLDVDERLEVLDSSGAPNTTLNATGPVERFVNDLIAKAVRMEATEIRIDPGEATSDVRFLLDGRLRAILTLPKALATGPLAARVKALAGLDPAERVRGQQGRATLRLAGRELGLRVFSRGTSAGERLALRVMDERVASLSLNAMGLRPALAAKIDALLAEPRGLLLVAGPTGSGKTALLYTLLKEARGEGRVLATVENPIEFKLAGVPQIQVNESQGLHWATALRSALRGNPGAVLVGHLADAETAGVALQASTAKLLLAGVHTDRALEALARLVDMGLSPEKIAGAAVAAVSQRLLRRLCEHCRKPLPPERIGPALTAAIQGAGGPLNVYEAVGCHDCNFTGFRGRFALMELVTVAGPVREALARAASDPDLAGAAAESKNWETLAADALWHVGAGDTTPGEAAPFLADVLAAPSAPPAEKTPAPALAEKKNRRVLVTDDDAVIRTVLRRVLEKEGFVVDEAVDGIQALARVAEGAPDLVLLDLDMPEMDGFGVLKLLRRRMGMVNLPVIMLTASDDEKNQSLAMTLGADDYVLKPIKPPAIAERVNALFRRLKN; encoded by the coding sequence TTGGCAACGGAGCATTCATTTCAAGACGAGTGGATCGTTAAAATCGCGGAACCCCTCGGCCTGCCGCCGGACGTGGTGCCGGGGCTGCGCCAGGACCGCGAGCCGTCTTTGGCTTCGGCGCTTCTGCGCCGCGGCATTGTCGATTGGCCCCGCCTCGCCGACGCGGTCGCCCGCGCCTATTCCGTCCCCCCCCTGGATCTAAACGCGACCCACGTTGAAAAAAGCGCCCTGACCCTCCTCACCCAGCCGGTCTGCGAAAAGCTCCGCCTTCTTCCCCTCCGCCTGACCAACACCACCATCACCGTGGCCATGGCCAACCCCCTGGACGCCGACGCCCTTCGGGAGACGCGCCTTTTGGCCGCCCGGGAGGTGGAAGCCGTTTACGCCCTGCCGGAGAAGATCGACGCCCTGGTGGCCGAATGCTATTCGGACGACATGATGGTCGTGGATTTGATCGAAAAACTGGACGTCGACGAGCGGCTGGAAGTGCTCGATTCCTCCGGGGCGCCCAACACGACGCTGAACGCCACGGGACCCGTGGAGCGGTTCGTGAACGATTTGATCGCCAAAGCCGTGCGCATGGAAGCGACGGAAATCCGCATCGATCCCGGGGAGGCGACCAGCGACGTTCGGTTTCTGCTGGACGGCCGCCTCCGCGCCATCTTGACCTTGCCCAAGGCTCTGGCCACGGGACCCCTGGCGGCGCGGGTGAAGGCCCTGGCCGGCCTGGACCCGGCGGAACGCGTGCGCGGCCAACAGGGCCGGGCCACCCTGCGCCTGGCCGGACGCGAACTGGGCCTTCGCGTGTTTTCCCGCGGAACGTCCGCGGGCGAACGGCTGGCCCTTCGGGTGATGGACGAGCGCGTCGCTTCGCTGTCGTTGAACGCGATGGGCCTTCGCCCCGCCCTCGCGGCCAAAATCGACGCTTTGCTGGCCGAACCCCGGGGGCTCCTTTTGGTCGCGGGCCCCACGGGTTCCGGCAAAACCGCCCTGCTCTACACCCTGCTGAAAGAGGCCCGGGGGGAGGGCCGGGTCCTGGCCACCGTCGAGAACCCCATCGAATTCAAGCTGGCCGGCGTCCCACAAATCCAGGTCAACGAATCCCAGGGCCTTCACTGGGCCACGGCTCTGCGCTCGGCGCTCCGGGGGAATCCCGGGGCGGTCCTGGTGGGCCACCTGGCCGACGCGGAAACGGCGGGCGTGGCCCTTCAAGCGTCGACGGCCAAACTCCTGCTGGCCGGGGTGCACACCGACCGCGCGCTGGAGGCGCTGGCGCGGCTGGTCGACATGGGCTTGTCCCCGGAAAAAATCGCCGGCGCCGCGGTGGCCGCCGTGTCCCAGCGGCTTTTGCGGCGTCTGTGCGAACACTGCCGGAAACCCCTGCCCCCCGAGCGCATCGGCCCCGCCTTGACGGCGGCCATTCAAGGGGCGGGCGGGCCCCTGAACGTGTACGAAGCGGTGGGGTGCCACGATTGCAACTTCACCGGCTTCCGGGGACGTTTCGCCCTGATGGAACTGGTCACCGTGGCCGGTCCGGTGCGGGAGGCCCTCGCCCGGGCCGCGTCCGACCCCGACCTCGCGGGGGCCGCGGCGGAATCGAAAAATTGGGAAACCTTGGCCGCCGACGCCCTCTGGCACGTCGGCGCCGGGGACACGACCCCGGGGGAAGCCGCGCCGTTTTTGGCCGACGTTTTGGCCGCCCCCTCCGCGCCCCCGGCGGAGAAAACGCCGGCCCCCGCGCTCGCCGAAAAGAAAAACCGGCGGGTCCTGGTGACCGACGACGACGCGGTGATCCGGACGGTCCTCCGGCGGGTGTTGGAAAAAGAGGGGTTCGTGGTGGACGAAGCGGTTGACGGCATTCAGGCCCTGGCGCGGGTGGCCGAAGGGGCCCCCGACTTGGTGTTGTTGGATTTGGACATGCCGGAGATGGACGGCTTCGGCGTCCTGAAACTGCTCCGGCGGCGCATGGGCATGGTGAACCTGCCCGTGATCATGCTGACCGCCAGCGACGATGAAAAAAACCAGTCTCTGGCCATGACCCTCGGGGCCGACGACTACGTTCTCAAGCCGATCAAGCCGCCGGCCATCGCCGAGCGCGTCAACGCCCTTTTTCGACGCCTGAAAAACTGA